The Virgibacillus dokdonensis genome includes a window with the following:
- a CDS encoding amino acid ABC transporter permease: MVQTFQFSDIFDVQLAIDNLPFVLSGLPMTLLVSVIGMLLGLVLGLLLALARNASYFFLRLPARLYISFMRGTPILVFLFILYFGLPVIGIKLTAFMAACLGFGLNSAAYIAEIDRASLNSVDKGQWESAKALNLTYWQTLRKVILPQATRIAIPPLTNVFMDLVKATSLAAVITVPELFQKTQIVAGREFDAMTMYILVALIYWPLCIVIAFIQERLEARFSKYVVHEAV; encoded by the coding sequence ATGGTGCAAACATTCCAATTTAGTGACATATTTGATGTTCAGTTAGCGATAGATAATCTTCCGTTTGTATTGAGCGGACTGCCAATGACTTTACTTGTCTCGGTTATTGGTATGCTATTGGGGCTTGTTTTAGGGCTATTGCTTGCTTTAGCGCGAAATGCTTCTTATTTTTTCTTGCGCTTACCTGCTAGATTATACATATCGTTTATGCGGGGGACGCCAATCCTTGTTTTTTTGTTCATTCTGTATTTTGGACTTCCGGTTATTGGGATTAAATTGACAGCATTCATGGCAGCTTGCTTAGGGTTTGGTTTAAATAGTGCTGCGTATATTGCTGAAATTGATCGTGCCTCGTTGAATAGTGTAGATAAAGGACAATGGGAATCAGCAAAAGCATTAAATTTAACTTATTGGCAGACGTTGCGAAAAGTTATCTTGCCACAAGCGACTAGAATTGCTATTCCACCATTAACAAATGTATTTATGGATTTAGTCAAAGCTACTTCGTTAGCAGCTGTGATTACGGTCCCAGAGCTGTTCCAAAAAACACAAATTGTTGCAGGTAGAGAATTTGATGCCATGACGATGTATATTCTCGTAGCGCTCATTTATTGGCCGCTATGTATCGTTATTGCTTTTATCCAAGAACGTTTAGAAGCACGCTTCAGTAAATATGTCGTGCATGAAGCAGTTTAA
- a CDS encoding transporter substrate-binding domain-containing protein translates to MKYIKISLILIASIVFITACSNSSGDSNSEGENGETDKRWQEVKEKGELVVGTSGTLIAASYYDGEEESEEQLTGYDVEVMREVAKRLDVDISFEIMGIDSMLPAIKSGRIDVAANDIEATDKRKESFNFSEPYKYSYSTMVVRKEDNSGIESLEDLKGKIAGGGATTIYSQIAEHFGAEVKTYGNAPNEAYLRDVHNGRSDVIVNDYYLSKFGVAGFPEFDIHLHPDLKFHPTEQAVVIPKDADMLTEKINDALAAMRKDGTLSELAKKFYQEDASQKPEGDIQEIEGLDL, encoded by the coding sequence ATGAAATATATAAAGATATCCTTGATTTTAATTGCTTCAATAGTGTTTATTACTGCTTGCTCTAACAGTTCAGGTGATTCAAACAGTGAGGGTGAAAATGGTGAAACAGATAAGAGATGGCAAGAGGTAAAAGAAAAAGGAGAGTTAGTTGTTGGGACGTCCGGTACACTAATAGCAGCCTCCTATTATGATGGGGAAGAAGAAAGTGAGGAGCAATTGACGGGATATGATGTAGAAGTAATGCGTGAAGTTGCTAAGCGTTTAGATGTAGATATTTCGTTTGAAATTATGGGAATCGACAGCATGTTACCCGCCATTAAAAGTGGCAGAATTGATGTTGCAGCAAATGATATTGAAGCAACAGACAAGCGAAAAGAGTCCTTTAACTTTAGTGAGCCTTACAAATATTCTTATTCTACCATGGTAGTGCGAAAAGAAGATAATTCTGGAATTGAATCGCTAGAAGATTTAAAGGGGAAAATAGCTGGTGGTGGAGCCACTACTATATATAGTCAAATTGCCGAACATTTTGGCGCAGAAGTAAAAACGTACGGAAATGCTCCGAATGAGGCTTATTTACGTGATGTTCACAACGGTAGGTCAGATGTTATCGTAAACGATTATTATTTATCTAAATTTGGTGTCGCAGGATTTCCAGAGTTTGATATTCATCTTCATCCAGATTTAAAGTTTCACCCAACAGAACAAGCTGTAGTAATTCCAAAAGATGCAGACATGCTTACTGAAAAAATAAATGATGCTTTAGCTGCAATGAGAAAAGATGGGACGCTATCAGAGTTAGCTAAGAAATTCTATCAAGAAGATGCTTCTCAAAAACCTGAGGGTGATATACAAGAAATTGAAGGATTAGATTTATAA